The following coding sequences are from one Lolium rigidum isolate FL_2022 chromosome 6, APGP_CSIRO_Lrig_0.1, whole genome shotgun sequence window:
- the LOC124664276 gene encoding Bowman-Birk type bran trypsin inhibitor-like → MAGYLYVLPIQLQIHSKISAMNMKRCLSACILLMLSLEGALLVVGRPSAAAATTTIRLTQAAALARPWDCCDFALCTRSIPPYCRCMDEVDHCAATCKDCAASTSDPSRHICQDMFIGFPGPMCTVEGNNVDN, encoded by the exons ATGGCCGGCTATTTATACGTGCTACCTATCCAGCTTCAGATTCACAGCAAAATTTCAGCCATGAATATGAAGAGGTGCCTCAGCGCTTGCATTCTACTGATGCTTTCGCTCGAAGGagccctcctcgtcgtcggccgaccctccgcggccgccgccaccaccaccattcgccTCACCCAAG CAGCGGCGCTGGCGAGGCCGTGGGACTGCTGCGACTTCGCACTGTGCACCAGATCTATCCCGCCGTACTGCCGTTGCATGGACGAGGTGGACCATTGCGCCGCCACCTGCAAggactgcgcagcctccacgtcgGATCCTTCCCGCCACATCTGCCAAGACATGTTCATCGGGTTCCCCGGGCCCATGTGCACCGTCGAGGGTAACAACGTTGATAACTAG